The proteins below are encoded in one region of Danio rerio strain Tuebingen ecotype United States chromosome 12, GRCz12tu, whole genome shotgun sequence:
- the six3b gene encoding homeobox protein SIX3b — MVFRSPLELYPSHLFLPNFADRPLLLAGSIPRARSPEDLPMFQLPTLNFSAEQVASVCETLEETGDIERLGRFLWSLPVAPGACDAINKHESIQRARAVVAYHTGSFRELYHILETHKFTKDSHGKLQAMWLEAHYQEAEKLRGRPLGPVDKYRVRKKFPLPRTIWDGEQKTHCFKERTRGLLREWYLQDPYPNPSKKRELAQATGLTPTQVGNWFKNRRQRDRAAAAKNRLQHHGLGQSSLRSMSESGCTPHSSAESPCAAASPTTSVSSMNERGDGGTILSVTDSDSDFDV, encoded by the exons ATGGTTTTCAGGTCTCCTTTAGAGCTTTATCCCTCACatcttttcctgcccaatttcgcGGATCGCCCTCTGCTTCTGGCGGGCAGCATTCCCAGAGCGAGGTCCCCGGAGGACTTACCGATGTTTCAGCTGCCCACCCTAAACTTCTCGGCGGAACAGGTGGCCAGCGTGTGCGAGACGCTGGAGGAAACCGGGGACATCGAGAGGCTCGGACGTTTCCTTTGGTCGTTGCCCGTGGCACCCGGAGCCTGCGATGCCATCAACAAGCACGAGTCCATCCAGCGAGCCCGAGCGGTGGTCGCGTATCACACGGGAAGCTTCCGTGAATTATACCACATCCTGGAAACCCACAAGTTCACCAAAGACTCTCATGGAAAGCTGCAAGCGATGTGGCTGGAAGCGCACTACCAAGAAGCAGAGAAGCTGCGCGGCCGTCCCCTAGGACCCGTTGATAAATACCGGGTCCGCAAGAAGTTTCCTTTGCCACGGACCATCTGGGATGGCGAACAGAAGACGCACTGTTTCAAGGAACGAACTCGCGGTTTGTTGAGGGAGTGGTACCTACAGGACCCTTACCCCAATCCGAGCAAGAAAAGGGAACTGGCACAAGCCACTGGACTGACTCCCACTCAAGTGGGCAATTGGTTTAAAAATCGAAGACAGAGGGACAGGGCGGCAGCTGCCAAAAACAG GCTTCAGCATCACGGACTGGGCCAAAGCAGTCTGCGCTCCATGTCAGAATCGGGCTGCACACCGCACAGCTCGGCAGAATCCCCGTGCGCGGCCGCCAGTCCCACGACCAGCGTCTCCAGTATGAATGAACGAGGCGACGGTGGGACAATTCTCTCAGTTACAGACAGTGACTCTGATTTCGATGTATGA
- the six2b gene encoding homeobox protein SIX2b: MSMPPTFGFTQEQVACVCEVLQQGGSIERLGRFLWSLPACEHLHKNESVLKAKAVVAFHRGNFRELYKVLESHQFSPHNHPKLQQLWLKAHYIEAEKLRGRPLGAVGKYRVRRKFPLPRSIWDGEETSYCFKEKSRCVLKEWYTHNPYPSPREKRELAEATGLTTTQVSNWFKNRRQRDRAAEAKERENEGANPNGHNPLTSHVNENKSLCESSDDDKSPAGTPDHTNMSPAILMPSSSGLPPLHSFAPPPGPSASISDTQSHHHFSMHDGLLNPMTASLVELGS, from the exons ATGTCTATGCCACCAACTTTTGGATTTACCCAAGAGCAGGTTGCCTGCGTGTGCGAGGTCCTTCAGCAAGGTGGAAGTATCGAACGTCTTGGACGATTTTTGTGGTCTTTACCAGCTTGTGAGCACCTTCACAAAAACGAGAGCGTATTGAAAGCGAAAGCAGTAGTAGCTTTCCACCGAGGCAACTTCAGGGAGCTCTACAAAGTATTAGAGAGCCACCAGTTTTCTCCGCACAACCACCCTAAACTTCAACAGCTGTGGCTGAAAGCTCACTATATTGAAGCGGAGAAATTGCGCGGTCGTCCTTTGGGCGCAGTGGGAAAATACCGCGTGCGCAGAAAATTCCCACTGCCTCGCAGCATTTGGGATGGAGAGGAGACCAGCTACTGTTTTAAGGAGAAGAGCCGGTGTGTGCTTAAAGAGTGGTACACCCACAACCCATACCCTTCCccgagagagaagagagaactgGCCGAGGCCACGGGTCTCACCACGACTCAGGTCAGCAACTGGTTCAAGAACAGAAGGCAGAGGGATCGTGCCGCTGAAGCCAAAGAAAG GGAAAACGAGGGTGCAAATCCAAACGGTCACAACCCCCTGACCTCTCACGTGAACGAAAACAAATCTCTATGTGAAAGTTCAGATGATGACAAATCCCCCGCGGGAACCCCGGATCATACTAACATGAGTCCAGCGATCCTCATGCCCTCCAGTTCAGGTCTGCCACCCCTGCACAGCTTCGCTCCTCCGCCCGGGCCCAGCGCCTCCATCAGCGACACTCAGAGCCACCACCACTTCTCTATGCACGACGGCCTTCTCAACCCCATGACGGCCAGCCTGGTGGAACTTGGATCATAA